Proteins encoded together in one Chitinophaga lutea window:
- a CDS encoding fasciclin domain-containing protein, giving the protein MKKIFQWPLALCCLVLFSQSCKKDYYVDGGKANPIYNGTIYDYLTEKTMYFDTIKAIVDLAGMKDMMTKDTITFFAPSDDVIRDAMNLVNLNRFIAGKDSVKISDIGQEVWRKFLGMYVMKGKHTAGTFPRVSYNNINAFPGINYVMLDGYILNIGLEYTTYNGVEAVGPRILYVTDITFDPTNFRNNPRVRVVSSDIQPKNGVVHVLSIQHNFGFRTDDFLRIALDYLNSKD; this is encoded by the coding sequence ATGAAGAAAATATTTCAATGGCCGCTGGCGCTTTGCTGCCTGGTACTGTTCTCACAGTCCTGCAAAAAGGATTATTACGTGGACGGGGGGAAGGCCAACCCCATCTATAACGGCACCATCTATGATTACCTCACCGAAAAAACCATGTACTTCGATACCATCAAGGCGATCGTAGACCTGGCGGGGATGAAAGACATGATGACCAAGGACACGATCACCTTTTTCGCGCCTTCGGACGACGTGATCCGCGACGCCATGAACCTGGTGAATTTAAACCGCTTCATTGCCGGGAAAGATTCCGTGAAAATATCCGATATCGGGCAGGAAGTATGGCGCAAGTTTCTCGGCATGTACGTCATGAAGGGCAAACATACCGCGGGTACTTTCCCCCGCGTGAGCTACAATAACATCAACGCTTTCCCCGGCATCAACTACGTGATGCTCGACGGGTATATCCTCAACATCGGGCTGGAATACACCACCTACAATGGAGTGGAGGCCGTGGGGCCGCGTATCCTGTATGTGACGGATATTACCTTCGACCCCACCAACTTCCGCAACAACCCCAGGGTACGCGTCGTATCATCCGACATACAGCCGAAAAACGGCGTGGTGCATGTGTTGAGCATACAGCACAATTTCGGTTTCCGGACAGACGATTTCCTGCGCATCGCCCTCGATTACTTAAATTCTAAAGACTAA